The following proteins are encoded in a genomic region of Reichenbachiella sp.:
- the proS gene encoding proline--tRNA ligase yields MSKGLPKRSEDYSLWYNELVKKADLAENSDVRGCMVIKPYGFAIWEKMQATLDEMFKDTGHSNAYFPLFIPKSYLSKEADHVEGFAKECAVVTHYRLKNDENGKGVVVDPDAKLEEELIVRPTSETIIWNSYKNWIQSYRDLPLLINQWANVVRWEMRTRLFLRTAEFLWQEGHTAHATKQEAIDETVQMMNVYADFAENFLALPVLRGVKSESERFAGAEDTYCIEALMQDGKALQAGTSHFLGQNFAKAFDVKFANAEGGAMEYVWGTSWGVSTRLMGALIMAHSDDQGLVLPPKLAPFQVVIVPIFKSDEQLAEISEVALKIKADLKKLGITVKFDNRKTHKPGWKFAEYELKGTPVRIAIGPKDLENNTVEVARRDLLEKNVMPLDDNFAQSISELLDNIQETIYKKALDYRTSHSFEVDTYEEFKKIINSEEGGFVYAHWDGTAETEEKIKNETKATIRCIPIDQKLEEGKCVYSGKPSKGRVVFAKAY; encoded by the coding sequence ATGAGTAAAGGATTACCAAAGCGGAGCGAAGATTATTCTTTGTGGTATAATGAATTAGTAAAAAAAGCAGATTTAGCTGAAAACTCGGATGTAAGAGGCTGTATGGTGATCAAACCCTATGGGTTTGCCATATGGGAAAAAATGCAGGCTACGCTGGATGAAATGTTCAAAGACACAGGCCATTCTAATGCTTATTTTCCCTTATTCATCCCTAAATCTTATCTCAGCAAAGAAGCCGACCACGTGGAAGGATTTGCTAAAGAATGTGCGGTAGTAACACACTATCGATTAAAAAACGATGAGAACGGCAAAGGAGTCGTAGTAGATCCTGATGCTAAGTTGGAGGAAGAACTGATCGTAAGACCAACTTCGGAAACCATCATTTGGAACTCATATAAAAATTGGATTCAGTCTTACAGAGACTTGCCATTGCTGATCAATCAATGGGCCAATGTGGTGCGCTGGGAAATGAGAACTCGTTTGTTTTTGAGAACGGCTGAGTTTTTATGGCAAGAAGGGCATACCGCCCACGCAACCAAGCAAGAGGCCATTGATGAAACCGTTCAGATGATGAACGTATATGCTGATTTCGCTGAAAATTTCTTGGCCTTACCTGTATTGAGAGGAGTAAAGTCAGAAAGCGAAAGATTTGCTGGAGCCGAGGATACCTATTGTATTGAAGCTTTGATGCAAGATGGAAAGGCCTTACAAGCGGGAACCTCCCACTTCTTAGGGCAGAATTTCGCGAAAGCGTTTGATGTAAAATTTGCCAACGCAGAAGGCGGAGCAATGGAATATGTGTGGGGTACTTCTTGGGGAGTAAGTACACGATTGATGGGCGCGCTGATTATGGCACACTCTGATGATCAAGGATTAGTGTTGCCTCCGAAATTGGCTCCATTCCAAGTGGTGATCGTGCCTATCTTCAAAAGTGATGAGCAATTGGCTGAAATATCTGAAGTGGCTTTGAAGATAAAAGCAGATTTGAAAAAATTGGGTATCACCGTAAAGTTTGATAACCGCAAGACGCACAAGCCAGGTTGGAAATTTGCTGAGTATGAATTGAAGGGTACACCAGTTAGAATTGCTATTGGGCCTAAAGACTTAGAGAATAACACGGTAGAAGTAGCTAGAAGAGATTTGCTTGAAAAGAACGTGATGCCACTAGATGACAATTTTGCGCAAAGCATATCTGAATTACTCGATAACATCCAGGAAACGATATATAAAAAGGCGTTGGACTATAGAACTTCACATTCGTTTGAAGTGGATACTTACGAAGAGTTCAAAAAGATTATCAATAGCGAAGAGGGTGGGTTTGTATATGCGCACTGGGATGGTACTGCCGAAACAGAAG
- a CDS encoding shikimate kinase — protein MKTPSKIFLVGMPGSGKSSLGKQLAEKLNRNFFDLDAEIERMAGWVIPDIFEQVGEDYFRELENSVLLMLIRLNEPAVIATGGGAPCFYDNMDQMNSAGATIFIDTPMDTIVERVKKEKSTRPLVNQMEDDTLAQDMDELYKKRLPQYEKASFTTNSNLEDILEYLESVKS, from the coding sequence TTGAAAACCCCTTCAAAAATATTTTTAGTAGGCATGCCAGGTTCGGGTAAGTCTTCCTTAGGAAAGCAGCTTGCAGAAAAGCTGAACCGTAATTTCTTTGATTTAGATGCCGAAATCGAGCGTATGGCTGGATGGGTAATTCCTGATATTTTCGAACAAGTAGGAGAGGACTACTTTAGAGAACTTGAAAACAGTGTGTTGCTTATGCTCATTCGGTTGAATGAACCTGCCGTGATAGCTACTGGTGGTGGCGCACCATGCTTCTATGACAATATGGACCAAATGAACTCAGCGGGAGCGACTATTTTCATAGATACTCCTATGGACACTATTGTCGAAAGGGTGAAAAAGGAGAAGAGTACACGACCCTTAGTCAATCAAATGGAGGACGATACGCTCGCTCAAGATATGGATGAGCTATATAAAAAGAGACTTCCTCAATATGAGAAAGCCTCGTTCACTACCAATTCGAATCTTGAGGATATCCTTGAGTATTTGGAATCGGTTAAAAGTTGA
- a CDS encoding ABC transporter ATP-binding protein — protein sequence MEKEKPDGKILDFKVLKRIFVFVKPYMTQFWLLVLLTIALAILVPIRPYLIQVTIDNDVANGDFDGLIFMIGLLIVLLIAQAFVQYAHTYLSSWLGQYIIRDIRTSLYEHIQKLKLKFFDKTPIGRLVTRNISDIETLADVFSQGIAMMIGDLLQLVVILIFMFYTDWKLTLVSLSTLPVLIFATYIFKEKIKVSFNSVRTAVSNLNSFVQEHITGMSIVQIFNSEERELEKFKDINREHKKANIKSVMYYSVYFPVAEVIQAIGIGLVVWYGAVKMIDAQYQPGVLIAFIMYIQMFFRPIRMIADRFNTLQMGIVSSNRLIDLLENKEHIPNEGSKNPDHLEGQVVFDKVWFAYNDEDYVLKNISFEVEPGQTIALVGATGAGKSSVINLLSRFYDINKGSIAVDGYDIHEYELSALRRNIGVVLQDVFLFSDTIEKNITLGNEDISREQVMHAAELVGAREFIERLPGGLDYNVMERGATLSVGQRQLISFVRAMVYDPKIIVLDEATSSVDTETEELIQRAIDRMMKGRTSIVIAHRLSTIQHADKILVLEQGEIKETGSHDELLAKDGYYAQLHKMQYKEVTNKIA from the coding sequence TTGGAAAAAGAAAAACCCGACGGTAAAATCCTCGATTTCAAAGTTCTGAAAAGAATCTTTGTTTTTGTCAAGCCATATATGACGCAGTTTTGGCTGTTGGTTTTACTCACCATTGCATTGGCGATATTGGTGCCTATTAGGCCGTATCTCATTCAAGTTACTATTGACAATGATGTGGCTAATGGAGACTTCGATGGTTTGATCTTTATGATTGGATTGTTGATCGTACTGCTCATCGCCCAGGCTTTTGTGCAATACGCACATACCTACTTATCCAGTTGGCTGGGTCAATACATCATTCGAGATATTAGAACGAGTCTCTACGAACATATTCAAAAACTCAAGCTTAAGTTCTTCGACAAAACCCCAATCGGCCGATTGGTCACTCGAAACATTTCTGACATTGAGACTTTGGCTGATGTTTTCAGTCAGGGTATAGCTATGATGATTGGAGACTTGCTTCAATTGGTGGTGATTTTGATTTTCATGTTTTATACAGATTGGAAATTAACACTTGTGAGTTTGTCCACTTTGCCTGTATTGATTTTCGCAACCTATATTTTTAAGGAAAAAATAAAGGTCTCTTTTAATAGCGTCAGAACTGCGGTATCCAACTTGAACTCTTTCGTACAAGAGCATATCACTGGGATGAGTATTGTGCAAATTTTTAATAGTGAAGAGCGAGAGTTAGAAAAATTCAAAGACATAAATCGCGAGCATAAGAAAGCGAATATTAAATCCGTGATGTACTATTCGGTCTACTTCCCAGTAGCGGAGGTGATTCAAGCGATTGGCATTGGTTTGGTGGTATGGTATGGTGCGGTGAAGATGATAGATGCTCAATACCAACCCGGTGTACTCATCGCTTTTATTATGTACATTCAGATGTTCTTTCGTCCCATTCGAATGATCGCGGACAGGTTCAATACCTTGCAAATGGGCATTGTGAGTTCGAATCGCTTGATAGATTTATTGGAGAACAAGGAACATATTCCGAATGAAGGGTCGAAAAATCCAGATCATTTGGAGGGACAGGTAGTTTTTGATAAGGTTTGGTTCGCCTATAATGATGAAGATTATGTATTGAAGAACATTAGCTTCGAAGTGGAGCCCGGTCAAACGATTGCTCTAGTAGGGGCTACAGGTGCAGGAAAGTCTTCAGTAATTAATCTGCTCAGCAGATTTTATGATATAAACAAAGGGTCTATTGCTGTGGATGGATACGATATTCATGAATATGAATTGAGTGCCTTGCGTAGAAATATTGGGGTAGTGCTTCAAGATGTTTTCTTGTTTTCGGATACCATCGAAAAGAATATTACGCTTGGAAACGAAGATATTTCCAGAGAGCAAGTCATGCATGCAGCTGAGCTGGTTGGCGCAAGAGAATTTATTGAACGGCTACCTGGCGGGCTGGATTATAACGTGATGGAACGTGGAGCTACATTGTCAGTAGGCCAGCGACAGTTAATTTCATTTGTTCGTGCCATGGTCTACGACCCTAAGATCATTGTTCTAGATGAAGCGACCTCTAGTGTGGATACAGAGACAGAGGAATTGATTCAGCGAGCGATTGATCGGATGATGAAGGGTAGAACTTCTATTGTCATTGCTCACCGTTTGTCAACTATCCAGCATGCAGACAAAATACTCGTTTTGGAGCAGGGTGAGATAAAAGAAACAGGTTCTCACGACGAATTACTTGCAAAAGATGGTTATTATGCACAACTTCATAAAATGCAATACAAAGAGGTAACTAATAAGATCGCTTGA
- the truA gene encoding tRNA pseudouridine(38-40) synthase TruA: MRYFIDISYDGSNYHGWQIQNNAKTVQGVLNEALSTILRKDLSTIGSGRTDTGVHAMMQMVHFDCDKQIDPLQLVAKLNSLLPLDISVNEIHLVKDEVSARFEATSRAYIYKIHQRKNPFKQGLSYHFHQPLDIGAMNACCELIKKWKDFEAMSKVKTEVNNFNCEIFTASWEKQNDEIHFHVSANRFLRGMVRALVGTMLDVGQGRMKVEEFQAVLESRDRKKAGRSVPAHGLYLRDIIYPKDIYL; encoded by the coding sequence ATGCGGTACTTCATTGATATTTCTTATGACGGGTCGAATTACCATGGCTGGCAGATTCAGAATAATGCGAAAACCGTACAAGGTGTTCTCAATGAAGCATTATCCACGATATTAAGAAAAGACCTATCGACTATTGGAAGTGGTAGAACGGATACGGGTGTTCATGCCATGATGCAGATGGTTCACTTTGATTGTGATAAGCAGATTGATCCATTGCAGTTGGTAGCCAAACTGAATAGTCTTTTGCCATTGGATATATCAGTCAATGAAATTCATCTGGTCAAGGATGAGGTAAGCGCAAGATTTGAAGCCACATCTCGCGCTTACATTTATAAAATTCATCAACGAAAGAACCCATTCAAACAAGGGTTGTCCTATCATTTTCATCAACCGCTAGATATAGGGGCAATGAATGCTTGCTGCGAGTTGATAAAAAAGTGGAAAGACTTCGAGGCCATGAGTAAGGTGAAGACTGAAGTCAACAATTTTAATTGTGAAATATTTACCGCAAGTTGGGAAAAGCAAAACGATGAGATACATTTTCACGTAAGTGCCAATAGATTTTTGAGGGGGATGGTTCGGGCCTTAGTTGGCACCATGCTGGACGTAGGCCAAGGGCGAATGAAAGTTGAAGAATTTCAAGCCGTATTGGAAAGCCGAGATCGAAAAAAAGCAGGTCGATCTGTTCCTGCACATGGCCTATATTTGCGCGACATCATCTACCCCAAAGACATTTATCTTTAA
- the kbl gene encoding glycine C-acetyltransferase yields the protein MYKSLEAKLKTQLQEIKEAGLFKSERIITTPQGADIKTSEGKEVINFCANNYLGLSSHPKVIEAAKAAIDTHGFGMSSVRFICGTQDIHKELERKISEFLGTEDTILYAAAFDANGGVFEPLFGPEDAIISDALNHASIIDGVRLCKAQRYRYNNNDMADLEAKLIEAKDAKCKIIVTDGAFSMDGTVAQMDKICDLADKYDALVMTDECHSTGFMGKTGRGVHELCGVMDRVDIITGTLGKALGGASGGFTSGKKEIIEMLRQKSRPYLFSNTLAPSIVGASIAVIDMLSETTELRDKLEANTKYFREKMTAAGFDIKPGFHPIVPIMLYDAVLSQKFAARLLEEGIYVIGFYFPVVPKGQARIRVQLSAVHDQGHLDKAIAAFTKVGKELGVI from the coding sequence ATGTATAAGTCTTTAGAAGCCAAACTAAAAACACAGCTACAAGAGATCAAAGAAGCTGGCCTTTTTAAATCTGAAAGGATTATTACCACGCCTCAAGGTGCCGATATAAAAACGAGTGAAGGCAAAGAGGTAATTAATTTTTGTGCGAACAATTACCTTGGTCTTTCTTCACACCCGAAAGTAATTGAAGCAGCTAAAGCCGCTATTGATACGCATGGTTTTGGCATGTCATCTGTTCGATTTATTTGTGGTACACAGGACATTCACAAAGAGTTGGAAAGAAAAATTTCTGAGTTTTTGGGAACTGAAGACACTATTCTTTATGCCGCTGCTTTTGATGCTAATGGTGGCGTGTTCGAGCCACTTTTTGGACCTGAAGATGCAATCATATCTGATGCTTTGAATCATGCTTCTATTATAGATGGGGTGAGATTGTGTAAGGCGCAGCGCTATAGGTACAACAACAATGACATGGCTGATTTGGAGGCTAAGTTGATTGAAGCCAAGGACGCCAAATGTAAAATCATCGTAACTGATGGTGCGTTTTCTATGGATGGCACAGTAGCCCAAATGGACAAAATTTGTGACCTGGCTGATAAGTATGATGCCTTGGTGATGACAGACGAGTGTCATTCTACTGGCTTTATGGGTAAAACTGGAAGAGGAGTTCATGAACTTTGTGGAGTGATGGATCGAGTAGATATTATTACGGGTACTTTAGGAAAAGCCTTAGGTGGTGCATCCGGAGGATTTACTTCTGGAAAAAAAGAAATTATTGAGATGCTTCGTCAGAAGTCGAGACCTTATTTGTTCTCAAACACATTAGCACCATCGATTGTAGGCGCTTCGATTGCCGTAATTGATATGCTAAGTGAAACGACTGAGCTTAGAGATAAGTTAGAGGCAAATACTAAATACTTCCGTGAAAAAATGACAGCTGCTGGATTTGATATTAAGCCAGGATTCCACCCTATTGTGCCGATCATGCTTTACGATGCTGTGTTATCTCAGAAATTTGCTGCCCGATTACTTGAAGAAGGCATTTATGTGATTGGGTTTTATTTTCCTGTGGTGCCTAAAGGCCAGGCGAGGATTAGGGTTCAGCTTTCTGCTGTCCATGATCAAGGGCACTTGGATAAAGCCATTGCTGCTTTCACCAAAGTTGGAAAAGAGCTAGGCGTGATATAA
- a CDS encoding enoyl-CoA hydratase-related protein has translation MAQLETLALQVSDGILTITFIRESALNALNDKTFNELKSTFEEALDNKDISGIILTGAGEKAFVAGADITELAKMTEVNGRSFAEKGQEIFDMIEGSAKPVIAAVNGFALGGGCELAMACHMRIATANAKFGQPEVNLGVIPGYGGTQRLTQLVGKGKALELMLTGDMIGAEEALSLGLINYKVDSKAEMISKAEEILKKIQTKAPLAVGMVIDCVKAVHTSGENGFQTEANSFSRCCGTEDFQEGTSAFLEKRKPNFKGE, from the coding sequence ATGGCTCAATTGGAAACATTAGCTCTACAAGTATCCGACGGCATTCTTACCATTACATTTATCCGAGAATCTGCACTCAACGCATTAAATGATAAAACATTTAATGAACTAAAAAGCACTTTCGAAGAAGCCCTGGATAACAAAGACATTTCTGGGATTATCCTCACTGGAGCCGGAGAAAAGGCCTTTGTAGCCGGAGCTGATATCACAGAATTGGCTAAAATGACTGAGGTAAATGGTAGAAGTTTTGCTGAAAAAGGCCAGGAGATTTTCGACATGATTGAAGGCTCTGCAAAGCCCGTTATTGCGGCCGTGAATGGTTTCGCACTAGGTGGTGGATGCGAACTGGCTATGGCTTGCCATATGAGAATCGCTACTGCTAATGCCAAATTTGGCCAACCTGAAGTGAACTTAGGAGTTATTCCAGGGTATGGGGGCACACAGCGCTTAACTCAACTTGTAGGCAAAGGCAAAGCACTCGAACTCATGCTGACGGGAGATATGATTGGTGCGGAAGAAGCACTCTCTCTAGGGTTAATCAATTATAAAGTTGACTCTAAAGCTGAAATGATCTCCAAAGCCGAGGAAATTTTGAAAAAAATTCAAACCAAGGCCCCTCTTGCTGTAGGCATGGTGATCGACTGCGTAAAAGCTGTTCATACTTCCGGTGAAAATGGTTTTCAAACAGAGGCCAATTCATTTTCGAGATGCTGCGGCACAGAAGATTTTCAAGAAGGCACTTCGGCCTTTCTTGAAAAAAGAAAGCCTAATTTTAAAGGCGAATAA
- a CDS encoding lipopolysaccharide biosynthesis protein, with translation MSKVKGLAGDTIWYGLSSIIGRMLSYLLVPLYTSVFLPGEYGIVTELYAYTAFLYPIFTYGIETAYFRFANKNPKEEPALFNLIVTMMILSSTFFAGVLFYFGADLAIALDYPGKEMVLYWLAAVLAVDAITSVPFARLRFRKQAKKFAFIRFFNIAFAVALNLFFLVFCLKIYEGLWLVDLQDFMLEHYDFEFKAKYVFLSNLISNSLLILLLIKEFDGFKLRFNWKKLAPILLYASPLLFMGLAGATNEMLSRALLKIWLPEGYYPNQTSIAALGIFGACYKLSVFMMLGIQAFRYAAEPFFFSNAQSKDSPKLFAHVMTGFVIFCTLVFVAISLNLEVIGMVFFSNPAYREGLYVVPILLLAYLFNGIYYNLSVWYKVTDRTVYGAGITILGATLTILLNYLLIPVLGYFGSSIVTLVSYFSMALISYLFGQKYYPIPYQVIKIAVYLVLASLLILVFYQIDTDNWVANFFIKNLGVLIFIAGTYLAERKHLAGRVVFGFKFP, from the coding sequence ATGAGTAAAGTCAAAGGATTAGCTGGAGACACCATATGGTATGGGTTAAGCAGCATCATTGGCCGCATGCTATCCTACTTATTGGTGCCTTTATACACTTCCGTTTTCCTGCCAGGAGAGTATGGAATTGTAACTGAGCTTTATGCTTATACGGCTTTTCTGTACCCCATTTTTACCTACGGGATAGAAACCGCCTATTTCAGATTTGCCAACAAGAATCCAAAAGAAGAGCCTGCACTTTTTAACCTGATCGTCACTATGATGATCCTGTCCAGTACTTTCTTCGCTGGTGTTTTATTTTATTTTGGTGCTGACTTAGCGATAGCCTTGGACTATCCAGGAAAAGAAATGGTGCTCTACTGGTTAGCTGCCGTGCTCGCCGTAGATGCCATCACCTCAGTTCCATTTGCACGATTACGTTTTCGCAAGCAAGCCAAGAAATTTGCTTTTATTCGGTTTTTCAACATTGCATTCGCTGTAGCACTAAACCTGTTTTTTCTGGTTTTCTGCCTCAAAATTTATGAAGGCCTTTGGCTAGTGGATTTGCAGGATTTCATGCTCGAGCACTACGATTTTGAGTTCAAAGCGAAATATGTTTTTCTATCTAACCTTATTTCTAACTCACTCCTCATTCTATTATTAATTAAAGAATTTGATGGATTCAAACTCAGGTTTAATTGGAAAAAGCTTGCGCCCATCTTGCTCTATGCTTCTCCCTTGCTTTTTATGGGATTGGCAGGAGCAACCAACGAAATGCTTTCTCGTGCACTACTCAAAATTTGGCTGCCCGAGGGGTATTACCCTAATCAAACCAGTATAGCAGCACTTGGTATTTTTGGCGCTTGCTATAAATTATCCGTATTCATGATGTTAGGGATTCAAGCCTTTAGGTATGCTGCAGAACCTTTCTTTTTCTCAAATGCACAAAGCAAAGATTCACCAAAACTATTTGCTCATGTGATGACCGGCTTTGTCATTTTCTGCACATTGGTTTTTGTGGCTATTTCGCTCAACCTTGAAGTGATTGGAATGGTCTTCTTTTCTAACCCAGCTTATCGTGAAGGCTTATATGTAGTCCCTATTTTGCTGCTGGCCTATTTGTTTAATGGCATTTATTATAATCTCTCCGTCTGGTATAAAGTCACGGATCGTACGGTCTACGGAGCAGGGATCACCATTTTGGGTGCCACGCTTACCATATTACTCAATTACTTGCTTATCCCAGTATTAGGCTATTTTGGTAGTTCGATCGTTACGTTAGTTTCTTATTTTTCTATGGCTTTGATAAGCTATCTGTTTGGTCAAAAATATTACCCTATCCCTTACCAAGTTATCAAAATAGCAGTTTATCTGGTGTTAGCTTCTCTACTCATATTGGTTTTTTATCAAATCGATACAGACAACTGGGTAGCCAACTTTTTCATTAAAAATTTGGGTGTCTTGATTTTTATAGCGGGAACCTATTTAGCTGAGAGAAAACATCTTGCAGGCCGAGTAGTATTCGGGTTTAAATTTCCTTAA
- a CDS encoding tetratricopeptide repeat protein — protein sequence MNIEKVQFLTDEEKAEVDLYFLEGEKYFLLQDFSKAMTAFHKVLQLDPKNAATHYKIGQIYSENNDIDKALPHAIFAKNYNPKNKYYYLLLAHIQTNLEDFVAVEKTYTEMLANVPDTESYLFELAAIQLYQKEYEAALVSYQKAEDHFGAMEEIILQKQTVYLKMNRMDLAVEEGKRLMDLYPNEPSHALSLAQMMLSNDKYEEAEEFILSKIDQYQNNERLYIFLSEAYGKQKKYARAIKVLEVPFASTTLDLTRKIRTMAGYLAMLPNEELNEPLLKLSEKLVKTHPNSYQALAMTGDLYYNINDRPKGREYYLKAVEIDGSNYNIWQNILSLDLEMEDYDAVIEHSEKAIENFPNQATLYYFGGTAYLIKKDYENALKTFNAGKAYAARDAQMKSLFHGQLGDAYNSIGDHSKSDEAYEIALDAKPDNDHVLNNYSYFLSLRKKDLDKAFKMSSKLVRDFPENSTYLDTHAWVLYMMGDFEGAEKNLKQALLYEPSATIIEHYGDALFKLGKIDEAIIQWKTARDMAEDTTTLDKKIADKQLYE from the coding sequence GTGAACATCGAAAAGGTTCAGTTTCTAACAGATGAGGAAAAAGCAGAAGTTGACCTCTACTTTTTAGAAGGAGAAAAGTATTTCCTTCTTCAGGACTTTTCAAAGGCAATGACTGCCTTTCATAAGGTACTACAACTAGACCCTAAAAATGCCGCCACCCACTATAAAATTGGTCAGATTTATAGTGAAAACAATGATATAGATAAGGCATTGCCGCATGCCATATTTGCAAAAAACTACAACCCCAAAAACAAATATTATTACCTCTTGTTGGCTCATATCCAAACAAATCTTGAGGATTTTGTTGCGGTAGAGAAAACCTATACAGAAATGCTGGCAAATGTGCCTGATACGGAAAGCTACCTTTTTGAATTAGCTGCCATTCAATTGTATCAAAAAGAGTATGAAGCCGCACTAGTCAGCTATCAAAAGGCCGAAGACCATTTTGGAGCCATGGAAGAAATCATCCTCCAAAAACAAACGGTTTATTTGAAAATGAACCGTATGGATTTGGCCGTAGAAGAGGGAAAGCGACTCATGGACCTGTATCCAAATGAGCCCTCACATGCGCTTTCGCTAGCACAAATGATGCTGTCCAATGACAAGTATGAAGAAGCTGAGGAATTTATCCTGTCTAAAATTGATCAATACCAAAACAACGAAAGACTATACATCTTCCTTTCGGAAGCTTATGGAAAGCAGAAAAAATACGCGAGAGCAATTAAAGTTTTAGAAGTTCCGTTTGCCAGCACTACGCTGGACTTAACCAGAAAGATTAGAACAATGGCAGGCTACCTTGCCATGCTTCCCAATGAGGAGCTCAATGAGCCACTACTCAAATTATCCGAAAAGCTGGTAAAAACTCATCCAAACTCCTATCAGGCTTTGGCAATGACCGGTGACTTATATTACAATATCAACGATAGACCAAAAGGAAGGGAGTATTACCTGAAAGCCGTGGAGATAGATGGATCCAACTACAACATATGGCAAAACATATTGTCTCTGGATCTCGAAATGGAAGATTACGATGCAGTGATCGAGCATTCCGAAAAAGCCATCGAGAATTTCCCTAATCAGGCCACACTTTACTACTTCGGAGGAACAGCCTATTTGATTAAAAAAGACTATGAAAATGCATTGAAGACGTTCAATGCAGGTAAGGCATACGCCGCCAGAGATGCTCAAATGAAAAGTCTTTTTCATGGTCAGTTGGGTGATGCATATAATAGTATAGGTGATCATAGTAAATCAGACGAGGCCTATGAGATTGCCTTAGATGCAAAGCCAGACAACGATCATGTTTTAAATAATTATAGCTACTTCCTGTCCTTACGAAAGAAGGATCTGGACAAAGCTTTTAAAATGTCTTCAAAATTGGTTAGAGATTTTCCCGAAAATTCGACTTATCTTGACACTCATGCATGGGTGCTCTACATGATGGGGGACTTTGAAGGAGCAGAAAAAAACTTAAAGCAGGCCTTGTTGTATGAACCTAGCGCTACCATCATCGAGCATTATGGAGACGCTTTATTCAAATTAGGAAAAATAGACGAGGCCATCATACAATGGAAAACCGCTAGAGATATGGCGGAGGACACTACCACTTTGGACAAAAAAATAGCTGATAAACAACTTTATGAATAG